In the Epinephelus lanceolatus isolate andai-2023 chromosome 6, ASM4190304v1, whole genome shotgun sequence genome, one interval contains:
- the LOC117253698 gene encoding cytochrome b-c1 complex subunit 10-like → MVEKILRKVVGAKYISILRMWVPNMVAWGTVGGVALVHFTDWRLVLDYVPYIKGKFNNDE, encoded by the exons ATGGTCGAGAAAATACTCCGTAAAGTCGTCGGTGCCAAGTACATTTCTATTTTAAGGATGTG GGTGCCAAATATGGTTGCCTGGGGAACAGTCGGTGGAGTGGCGCTTGTTCACTTCACAGATTGGCGACTGGTTCTGGACTATGTGCCATACATCAAAGGGAAGTTCAACAACGATGAGTAA